One Desulfurobacteriaceae bacterium genomic window carries:
- a CDS encoding SpoVG family protein, translated as MDRKALERLPVMNLEVTEVKIYPFDTTGIGGNIKAVASIKINDILEIKDIKIVYSNNGYFIQMPSKKTKNGEYIPIVNPLNKDLYLHIRRKILDEYKKVMEKYNLAF; from the coding sequence ATGGACAGGAAGGCACTTGAAAGATTACCTGTTATGAACTTAGAAGTTACAGAAGTAAAGATATACCCTTTTGACACAACAGGAATTGGAGGAAACATAAAAGCTGTAGCTTCTATTAAAATAAACGACATTTTGGAAATAAAGGATATCAAGATTGTTTACTCAAACAACGGTTATTTTATTCAGATGCCTTCTAAGAAAACAAAAAACGGAGAATACATTCCAATAGTTAATCCACTGAACAAAGATCTTTACCTTCACATAAGAAGAAAAATCCTTGATGAGTATAAAAAGGTTATGGAAAAGTACAACCTAGCTTTTTAG
- a CDS encoding antitoxin family protein, with product MKAVKVVFKNGVFIPLEDLEVPEGTEGIVVYVEKNVKIQKPSWWNKLNLEKRKKEALLNFSKEISKKVIFNDIKVTQNEEGIEVFVLVENEFESLKTIMETALKIYESSGVYLPIQVISQRRLQRWKEKGNPVYQTIDNGISIK from the coding sequence ATGAAAGCAGTCAAAGTCGTTTTCAAGAACGGTGTTTTCATCCCCTTAGAAGACTTAGAAGTTCCTGAAGGAACTGAAGGCATTGTGGTCTATGTAGAAAAAAACGTCAAGATACAAAAACCATCTTGGTGGAACAAGCTAAACTTAGAGAAGAGAAAAAAAGAAGCTCTTTTAAACTTTTCTAAAGAGATATCTAAAAAAGTTATCTTTAACGATATTAAAGTTACCCAAAATGAAGAGGGAATAGAGGTTTTTGTCCTTGTTGAGAATGAATTTGAATCTCTAAAAACTATTATGGAAACTGCCTTAAAGATCTACGAATCAAGTGGAGTTTACCTTCCAATACAGGTAATTTCTCAAAGAAGACTCCAAAGGTGGAAGGAGAAAGGAAATCCAGTTTACCAAACTATAGATAACGGAATTTCTATAAAGTAG
- the cdd gene encoding cytidine deaminase, with protein sequence MEVEELLKLARKVIENSYSPYSNFRVSAVLIGSKGVYKGVNVENVSYGLTICAERVAIFKAISEGERNFSEIFIYSPDGMPYPCGACRQVMREFCSDDFRVMVSNGSDVKEFTLKELLPFSFKL encoded by the coding sequence ATGGAAGTGGAAGAGCTACTAAAACTGGCAAGAAAGGTTATAGAGAATTCTTATTCTCCCTATTCTAACTTCCGAGTTTCTGCTGTATTAATAGGAAGCAAGGGAGTATATAAAGGAGTGAACGTAGAGAATGTTTCTTACGGTCTAACCATTTGTGCTGAAAGAGTTGCTATCTTTAAAGCAATCTCTGAAGGTGAAAGAAATTTTTCAGAAATCTTTATTTACTCTCCCGATGGAATGCCTTACCCGTGTGGGGCATGTAGACAGGTGATGAGGGAGTTTTGTTCCGATGATTTTAGGGTTATGGTCAGTAACGGTTCCGATGTAAAAGAGTTTACTCTTAAGGAGCTATTACCGTTCAGCTTTAAGTTATAA
- a CDS encoding response regulator transcription factor: MIVLLVEDDEDLGELVKYNLEKKNFKVDWVLDGQEALERAKTNKYDLIILDLMLPNVNGLEICEKIRESSQNEDTPVIVLTALSDEDTKVKGFSLGADDYVTKPFSMKELLARIEAILRRAGYTLKNVVEFEGIVYDRKSKSVSVDGKPIYLTKTELQLLEFFLEHPGELFSREELLERIWGHDHNETTRTVDVYISRLRKKLGEKGKYLKTLPRLGYKLTKE; this comes from the coding sequence ATGATAGTTTTACTTGTCGAAGATGATGAAGATCTTGGAGAACTTGTAAAGTACAACTTGGAGAAAAAGAACTTCAAAGTTGATTGGGTTTTAGATGGTCAAGAAGCTTTAGAGAGAGCAAAAACAAACAAGTACGATTTAATTATTCTTGATTTAATGCTACCAAACGTAAACGGTTTAGAAATTTGTGAAAAAATTAGGGAAAGCTCGCAGAATGAAGATACACCGGTTATTGTTCTTACAGCTCTTTCTGATGAAGATACTAAGGTTAAAGGTTTTTCTTTAGGAGCAGACGATTACGTAACGAAACCTTTCAGTATGAAAGAATTACTTGCAAGAATAGAGGCTATTTTAAGAAGAGCAGGATATACACTTAAAAATGTTGTTGAATTTGAAGGAATTGTCTACGACAGAAAATCCAAAAGTGTTTCTGTTGATGGAAAACCTATTTATCTTACAAAAACAGAGTTACAGCTTCTTGAATTTTTCCTTGAACATCCGGGAGAACTTTTTTCGAGGGAAGAGCTTCTTGAGAGAATTTGGGGACACGATCACAATGAGACAACAAGAACCGTTGATGTTTACATAAGTAGATTGAGGAAAAAGCTTGGAGAGAAAGGAAAATATTTAAAAACACTTCCGAGATTGGGATATAAACTAACCAAAGAATGA
- the hisD gene encoding histidinol dehydrogenase, which produces MRIVDLRTENWEKNPELLRIKNRGQGLESRYAQSVLEIIESVKKFGDSAVFSYAKKFDRVEITPENVKVSEKEIEEAFEKVEPEVLEAIRVAVERVRKFHEHQKENSYFVTEPGIVLGQKVIPLESAGIYVPGGKASYPSSVIMNAVPAKVAGVKKLVMITPAIGSLEVNPYSLVAAKLSGVDEIYRVGGAHGVAAIAFGTESIPKVDKIVGPGNIYVALAKKFLFGTVDIDMVAGPSEILVIADETANPDWVATDLLSQAEHDELAGSFLVTHSEKVAKETVKAIEEKLKVLKRKEIAQKSIENFGTVFLTRDVYHSCEVSNLIAPEHLEVATKEPFALLDYIKNAGAIFLGHYTCESLGDYVLGPNHVLPTGGSARFFSPLGVYDFVKRSSVLYVSEEGFRQVAKHARNLAECEGLEAHRLAVEVREGIKITLKQEVKR; this is translated from the coding sequence ATGAGAATTGTAGACCTTAGGACGGAAAATTGGGAAAAGAACCCTGAGCTTCTCAGAATAAAAAACAGAGGGCAAGGACTTGAAAGCAGATATGCCCAGAGTGTCCTTGAGATAATAGAAAGTGTCAAAAAGTTTGGAGATAGCGCTGTATTCTCTTATGCTAAAAAGTTCGATAGAGTGGAAATTACCCCTGAAAACGTAAAAGTTTCTGAAAAGGAAATAGAAGAGGCTTTTGAGAAAGTAGAACCAGAGGTTTTAGAGGCTATAAGGGTTGCTGTTGAGAGAGTAAGAAAGTTTCACGAACACCAAAAAGAAAACTCTTACTTTGTTACAGAACCTGGAATAGTTTTGGGTCAGAAAGTTATTCCTCTTGAAAGTGCTGGAATTTACGTTCCGGGTGGAAAGGCTTCTTATCCATCTTCTGTAATAATGAATGCTGTTCCTGCAAAAGTTGCTGGAGTTAAAAAGCTTGTAATGATCACTCCAGCTATTGGCTCTTTAGAGGTTAATCCATACTCTCTTGTAGCTGCAAAACTTTCTGGAGTTGATGAAATATATAGAGTTGGTGGTGCTCACGGCGTTGCTGCTATAGCCTTTGGAACAGAGTCAATACCAAAGGTAGACAAGATTGTTGGTCCTGGAAATATTTACGTTGCTCTTGCTAAAAAGTTCCTTTTTGGAACGGTTGATATAGATATGGTAGCTGGTCCAAGTGAAATTCTTGTAATTGCAGATGAAACTGCAAATCCTGATTGGGTAGCTACTGACCTTCTTTCCCAAGCTGAACACGATGAGCTTGCAGGGTCATTCCTAGTTACTCATAGTGAAAAAGTGGCAAAAGAGACAGTAAAGGCGATAGAGGAGAAACTCAAAGTATTAAAAAGGAAAGAAATTGCTCAAAAATCCATAGAAAACTTTGGAACCGTGTTTTTAACAAGAGATGTTTATCACTCTTGTGAAGTTTCAAACCTTATAGCTCCAGAGCACCTGGAAGTTGCTACAAAAGAACCGTTTGCTCTCCTTGACTATATAAAGAATGCGGGAGCTATTTTCTTAGGGCATTACACTTGCGAATCACTCGGAGATTATGTCCTGGGACCGAACCACGTTCTACCAACAGGCGGAAGTGCGAGATTTTTCTCTCCACTTGGAGTTTACGACTTTGTTAAGCGTTCTTCAGTTCTTTATGTTAGTGAAGAAGGATTTAGACAAGTGGCAAAACATGCTAGGAACCTTGCTGAGTGTGAAGGGCTTGAAGCTCACAGGCTTGCTGTCGAGGTAAGAGAAGGAATCAAGATAACCTTGAAACAAGAGGTTAAAAGATGA